The proteins below are encoded in one region of Engraulis encrasicolus isolate BLACKSEA-1 chromosome 1, IST_EnEncr_1.0, whole genome shotgun sequence:
- the LOC134456070 gene encoding interferon-induced protein 44-like has translation MKSAAAADVGTDCTFTKSFQVLHINDEQYESFLPFDLCDTMGLENEPEKGVAAEDLVKVLKGHIRDGYKFNPIRPCCDQDREYNSSPTLADRIHCMVCVIPANHISMMEDDVIRKLRNVRAKAADMRIPQVVVLTNIDKACPEVANDIKLVYQSKIIKKKMEVCSNRLGVPMNCIFPVKNYHEEINLKNDIDVLLLSAMNFILHFANDHLAVAAKAGGDTGLARDLSSMNFSNDDTGHGDNISKPQSGFYPTIPRS, from the exons ATGAAGTCGGCAGCAGCTGCAGATGTGGGCACTGACTGCACTTTCACCAAATCA TTTCAGGTACTCCACATCAACGATGAACAGTACGAGTCTTTCCTGCCATTTGACCTGTGTGACACAATGGGTCTGGAAAATGAGCCAGAGAAAGGGGTGGCGGCAGAGGACCTGGTCAAGGTCTTAAAGGGGCACATAAGAGATGGATAcaag TTCAACCCTATTAGACCCTGTTGTGATCAGGATCGTGAGTACAACAGCAGTCCCACACTGGCTGATCGCATTCACTGCATGGTCTGTGTCATACCAGCCAATCATATCAGCATGATGGAGGATGATGTCATTAGAAAGCTGAGGAATGTTCGAGCGAAAGCCGCAGACATGA ggattCCTCAAGTGGTGGTCCTCACGAACATTGACAAAGCATGTCCTGAGGTGGCAAATGACATCAAGCTCGTCTACCAGAGCAAGATAATCAAGAAGAAG atggagGTGTGCAGTAATCGTCTGGGTGTCCCCATGAACTGCATCTTCCCGGTGAAGAACTACCATGAAGAGATCAACTTGAAGAATGACATTGACGTGCTGCTGCTCTCTGCAATGAATTTCATCCTGCACTTCGCCAATGACCACCTGGCAGTGGCAGCTAAGGCCGGGGGCGATACTGGATTAGCCAGGGACTTATCCAGCATGAATTTTAGTAATGATGACACAGGGCATGGAGACAACATCTCCAAACCACAATCTGGTTTCTACCCTACTATTCCCCGTTCATGA